Proteins encoded in a region of the Oncorhynchus tshawytscha isolate Ot180627B unplaced genomic scaffold, Otsh_v2.0 Un_contig_4051_pilon_pilon, whole genome shotgun sequence genome:
- the LOC112248046 gene encoding fish-egg lectin-like, which translates to MRVTAAVLLVLCLLAISHAWDCQPVVNIKNLMQIDAGLGQVVATDTSQIPYYLVGDKWIRLPGSLKHITVGPAGIWGVNKDYAIYKYVAGNWVQAAGLLKQLDAGGEQFIVGANMDDTPFCLTRSATVGYKGPGSPLPWTGLPGAVKYYSCGPFGCWAVNKNDDIFLMSLNQDCQNNGWSHIDGKLSMIEVATDGRVFGVNSAGIVYTRDGITASKPEGTGWSNVPMSMLMGHVTYDLGRLWVVSKSGVTMVCTP; encoded by the exons ATGAGAGTCACTGCAGCCGTCCTATTGGTCCTCTGTCTCCTGGCCATCAGTCATG CCTGGGACTGTCAGCCTGTAGTAAACATCAAGAATCTGATGCAGATCGATGCAGGACTGGGGCAAGTGGTTGCAACAGACACAAGTCAAATCCCCTACTACCTGGTAGGTGATAAATGGATCCGCCTGCCTGGTTCCCTGAAGCATATCACAGTAGGACCAGCAGGGATCTGGGGTGTCAACAAGGACTATGCAATCTACAAGTATGTGGCCGGTAACTGGGTGCAAGCTGCAG GCCTTCTGAAACAGTTGGATGCTGGAGGTGAACAGTTTATTGTGGGGGCCAACATGGACGATACTCCATTCTGTCTGACACGTAGTGCCACAGTTGGCTACAAGGGTCCAGGCTCACCTCTTCCATGGACAGGATTGCCAGGAGCTGTGAAGTACTACAGCTGTGGACCCTTTGGCTGCTGGGCAGTCAACAAGAATGATGATATCTTCTTAATGAGT CTGAATCAAGACTGTCAAAACAACGGGTGGAGTCACATAGACGGCAAGCTTTCCATGATTGAGGTGGCAACTGATGGTCGTGTCTTTGGGGTCAACTCTGCGGGTATTGTTTATACCAG AGACGGCATCACAGCCAGTAAACCAGAGGGCACTGGATGGAGCAATGTCCCAATGTCCATGCTCATGGGCCACGTGACCTATGACCTGGGACGTCTTTGGGTGGTCTCCAAGTCTGGAGTCACCATGGTGTGCACACCTTAG